One Saccharomyces eubayanus strain FM1318 chromosome XVI, whole genome shotgun sequence DNA segment encodes these proteins:
- a CDS encoding acetyltransferase, protein MGVLENIVPGELYDANYDPDIIKLRKEAKVKLHKYNTLSPVEETEKNKVIKELLGSCGENFIIEPPFFCDYGSNIHIGNNFYSNHNLVILDGAKVLIGDNVCIAPNVGIYTAGHPIDVNRRVQGLEYAIPVTIGDNVWIGGGVSVIPGVTIGNNSVIAAGSVVIRDIPEGVVAAGNPCRVIRKVTERDDTITNFKK, encoded by the coding sequence ATGGGTGTTCTAGAGAACATTGTTCCAGGTGAGCTTTATGATGCTAACTATGACCCCGATATTATAAAACTCAGAAAAGAGGCTAAAGTAAAGCTTCACAAATACAACACCCTCAGCCCTGTTGaggaaactgaaaaaaacaaagttATCAAGGAATTGCTGGGAAGCTGTGGCGAAAACTTTATAATTGAGCCCCCATTTTTTTGTGATTACGGTAGCAACATTCATATTGGAAATAATTTTTACTCCAATCACAACCTCGTCATACTGGACGGAGCAAAGGTACTCATTGGCGACAACGTATGTATAGCTCCTAATGTTGGAATTTATACGGCAGGCCATCCGATTGATGTGAATAGACGTGTCCAGGGCCTAGAATATGCTATTCCTGTGACTATAGGTGATAATGTATGGATCGGAGGCGGAGTGTCAGTGATTCCTGGCGTAACCATAGGAAACAATTCGGTGATTGCCGCCGGGAGCGTTGTTATTCGTGATATACCTGAAGGTGTGGTGGCTGCAGGTAATCCCTGTAGAGTCATAAGAAAAGTCACTGAAAGAGATGATACAATtacaaattttaaaaaatga
- the SAM3 gene encoding bifunctional polyamine/amino acid permease SAM3: MDILKRENESDKFTKIETESATIPAGSDHSGSLMRRVKDSFKQSNLNVITEDLENSEQSEQEKIQWKLASQPYQKVLKQRHLTMIAIGGTLGTGLFIGLGYSLASGPAALLIGFLMVGTSMFCVVQSAAELSCQFPVSGSYATHVSRFIDQSVGFTVATNYALSWLISFPSELIGCSLTISYWNQTVNPAVWVAIFYVFIMCLNLFGVKGFAETEFALSIIKVISIFIFIIIGIVLIAGGGPNSSGYIGTRYWHNPGSFAKPVFKNLCNTFVSAAFSFGGSELVLLTSTESKNISSISRAAKGTFWRIAXFYITTVVIIGCLVPYNDPRLLNGSTSEDISASPFVIALSNTGAMGTRVSNYMNVVILVAVVSVCNSCVYASSRLIQALGASGQLPEICAYMDRKGRPLVGIGISGIFGLLGFLVASNKEXEVFTWLFALCSISSFFTWFCICMSQVRFRMALKAQGRSKDXXAYKSMLGVYGGVLGCVLNALLIAGEIYVSAAPVGXPSTAKGFFEYCLSIPIMIVVYISHRIYRGDWKXWYIKKSEIDLDTGCSVENLELFNEQKQAEKEAIASKPFYYKIYRFWC; encoded by the coding sequence ATGGATATTTTAAAGAGAGAGAACGAGTCAGACAAGTTCACCAAAATAGAGACTGAATCTGCAACGATACCAGCAGGTTCAGACCATTCTGGCTCGCTGATGAGAAGAGTGAAGGACTCATTCAAGCAGAGCAACTTAAATGTCATAACAGAAGACCTTGAGAATAGCGAGCAGTCGgaacaggaaaaaatcCAATGGAAACTAGCGTCTCAGCCTTATCAAAAAGTGTTGAAGCAAAGGCACTTGACCATGATTGCCATAGGTGGCACTTTGGGGACAGGTCTTTTCATCGGGTTGGGTTACTCTTTGGCGTCTGGGCCCGCCGCTTTGTTAATCGGTTTTCTGATGGTTGGTACTTCTATGTTTTGTGTTGTCCAGAGCGCTGCAGAACTTTCCTGCCAGTTTCCAGTTTCTGGCTCCTATGCCACACATGTTAGCAGGTTTATAGATCAGTCYGTCGGGTTCACTGTAGCTACAAACTATGCTCTGTCTTGGCTGATTTCCTTCCCGAGCGAACTGATTGGTTGTTCGCTTACGATTTCGTATTGGAACCAAACTGTAAATCCTGCCGTGTGGGTTGCGATTTTCTACGTTTTCATCATGTGCTTGAACTTGTTTGGTGTCAAAGGATTCGCAGAGACAGAATTCGCTTTGTCAATTATCAAAGTCATATCtatattcattttcattatcatcgGTATCGTGCTAATTGCTGGAGGTGGCCCCAATTCTAGCGGGTACATTGGTACTAGGTACTGGCACAATCCRGGTTCTTTTGCCAAGCCGGTCTTCAAAAATCTATGTAACACCTTTGTTTCCGCAGCTTTCTCGTTCGGTGGTAGTGAGTTGGTACTRTTGACYAGCACAGAGTCYAAGAATATCTCGTCGATATCCCGTGCCGCTAAAGGTACGTTTTGGAGAATCGCCAYCTTTTATATTACGACAGTCGTCATCATTGGCTGTCTAGTGCCTTACAACGATCCTAGGCTACTTAATGGTTCAACGAGTGAAGATATCTCTGCCTCTCCCTTTGTTATTGCCTTAAGCAACACCGGCGCAATGGGTACAAGGGTCTCGAACTACATGAACGTTGTTATTCTTGTTGCAGTGGTTTCCGTTTGTAACTCTTGTGTCTATGCTTCTTCGAGGCTAATTCAAGCTTTGGGAGCATCGGGTCAACTTCCAGAAATTTGTGCTTATATGGACAGAAAGGGGAGGCCTTTGGTTGGTATCGGGATTAGTGGTATATTCGGTCTTTTAGGTTTCCTGGTTGCATCTAACAAGGAARGTGAAGTCTTCACCTGGCTCTTCGCTYTGTGCTccatttcatcttttttcacttggttttgtatttgCATGTCGCAGGTTAGATTCAGAATGGCTTTGAAAGCTCAAGGAAGATCCAAAGATGASAYTGCCTACAAATCTATGCTCGGTGTGTAYGGGGGTGTTTTAGGATGTGTGCTAAATGCCCTGCTGATAGCCGGTGAAATATATGTTTCAGCTGCTCCAGTGGGCGRCCCAAGCACAGCTAAAGGATTTTTCGAGTACTGTTTAAGTATCCCGATTATGATTGTCGTCTAYATTTCGCATAGAATTTACAGAGGYGATTGGAAACAKTGGtacatcaagaaaagtgaaattGATCTTGACACGGGGTGTTCCGTTGAGAATCTAGAACTCTTTAATGAGCAAAAACAGGCCGAGAAAGAAGCCATCGCTTCAAAACCATTCTACTACAAAATTTACAGGTTTTGGTGTTAG
- the SAM4 gene encoding S-adenosylmethionine-homocysteine S-methyltransferase SAM4, translated as MARIPLKQLLVDDPKKVLVLDGGQGTELENRGIKVANPVWSTIPFISESFWSDESSANRKIVKEMFNDFLAAGAEILMTITYQTSFKSVSENTPIKTLAAYDNLLTRIVNFSRDCIGEEKYLIGCIGPWGAHVCCEFTGDYGPNPESIDFYQYFKPQLDNFNKNENLDLLGFETIPNIHELKAILSWDESILSKPFYIGLSVHEHGVLRDGTTMEGVAKVIKDLGDKINPNFLLLGINCVSFNQSPGILESLHRALPNMPLLAYPNSGEVYXTEKKIWLPNSDKLNSWDTVVKQYIGSGARIIGGCCRTAPKDIQQISAAVKKYT; from the coding sequence ATGGCACGTATTCCTTTAAAGCAGCTATTAGTGGATGATCCTAAGaaagttcttgttcttgatggTGGTCAAGGAACAGAGCTTGAAAACAGAGGTATCAAGGTCGCCAACCCCGTATGGTCTACCATCCCATTCATCAGTGAATCATTTTGGTCTGACGAGTCATCTGCTAACAGGAAAATCGTCAAAGAAATGTTCAACGATTTCTTGGCTGCTGGCGCTGAAATATTGATGACGATAACATACCAAACCAGTTTCAAATCCGTCTCTGAAAACACCCCSATCAAAACTTTGGCAGCRTACGATAATCTTTTGACTAGAATTGTCAACTTTTCCCGTGACTGCATCGGCGAAGAAAAATACCTGATTGGCTGTATCGGTCCATGGGGCGCTCAYGTTTGTTGTGARTTCACAGGTGACTACGGACCTAATCCGGAAAGCATTGACTTTTATCAGTACTTTAAGCCCCAATTAGAcaacttcaacaagaacGAGAACTTAGATTTGCTTGGGTTCGAGACAATTCCTAACATTCATGAGCTGAAGGCCATTTTGTCCTGGGATGAGAGCATCCTATCGAAACCTTTCTATATTGGGTTRTCTGTGCACGARCACGGTGTCTTGAGAGATGGCACCACCATGGAAGGAGTTGCAAAAGTTATCAAAGACCTGGGCGACAAGATCAATCCTAACTTCTTGCTTTTGGGAATCAACTGTGTTAGTTTCAATCARTCTCCTGGTATCCTCGAGTCCCTACATCGTGCTTTACCTAATATGCCCTTGCTTGCTTATCCAAACAGTGGAGAAGTTTACGWYACTGAAAAAAARATATGGTTGCCAAATAGTGATAAGCTAAACAGTTGGGACACAGTRGTTAAACAGTATATCGGTAGCGGTGCTCGTATTATCGGGGGTTGTTGTAGAACCGCTCCAAAAGATATCCAACAGATTTCTGCTGCTGTCAAGAAGTACACTTAG
- the PBI1 gene encoding Pbi1p, with amino-acid sequence MATFRPLSSFEKKLLTQSLNDQRNGTIFSSTYSKSSNRETDADWQSDEITLGTNSSKDDSRLTLPLIATTLKKLIKSQPALFATVNEDWEYAPLNQLKTSDIVNVIEFETTKDKEVNCHWGVPPPYLLRHAFNKTRFVPGSNKPLWTLYVIDETLLVFHGHDVLFDIFSAANFHKLFLKELNSITSTSHSDDRVLFDSNDVNFSELSFPKSIYDSAKLRLPAMTPQILHKQTQSFFKSIFYNTLKRPFDYLTNQTSSSSPVPTTQLKKYNDILNTNSSLCGTTVFGIVNNQRFNYLKSIVNQENICLRSFICGIAMICLKPLVKDFSGTIVFSIPIDLRKHLNLGESLGLFFKELRIECPLSLIDDELSTNEFLVNSDDNDNDEFNEKLMEYQFNKVTKHVSDFIMTKLKSWERNGFNDDDIRRMKYDNDDDFHVQNSKTKLIQINDVSDISLSMSNDDKFFKIVSSGFTNSINRPTLMSLSYTYCEDMGLNICIHYPDSYNLESFVECFESFIE; translated from the coding sequence ATGGCTACTTTTAGACCACTCtcaagttttgaaaagaaacttcTAACTCAATCTTTAAATGaccaaagaaatggaaCTATTTTCTCGAGTACATACtccaaatcttcaaacAGAGAAACTGATGCCGACTGGCAATCAGACGAGATTACACTTGGAACaaactcttcaaaagatgaCTCCCGTCTCACGCTCCCCCTGATAGCAAcaactttaaaaaaattaattaaATCTCAACCTGCATTGTTTGCAACTGTAAATGAAGACTGGGAATATGCGCCTTTGAATCAACTAAAAACTTCAGATATTGTAAATGTCATCGAATTTGAAACTACGAAGGATAAAGAAGTCAATTGTCATTGGGGTGTTCCACCACCTTACCTCTTACGTCATGCTTTCAACAAAACCAGATTCGTTCCCGGATCTAATAAACCTCTATGGACGCTATACGTAATCGATGAGACGCTATTGGTTTTCCATGGTCATGATGTCTTGtttgatatcttttctGCTGCTAACTTCCACAAATTATTCCTAAAAGAACTAAACAGTATTACTTCAACATCACACTCTGACGATAGAGTTCTCTTTGATAGTAATGACgttaatttttcagaattgAGCTTTCCCAAATCCATATACGATAGTGCAAAATTGCGTTTGCCTGCTATGACACCACAAATCCTGCATAAACAGACTCaatctttctttaaatCAATCTTTTATAACACTTTGAAAAGACCATTTGACTATCTAACCAATCAAACGTCTTCCAGCTCACCAGTACCAACGACACAACTAAAGAAGTACAATGACATCTTAAACACAAACTCTTCGTTATGCGGAACTACCGTATTTGGGATAGTCAACAACCAAAGATTTAACTACTTAAAATCCATCGTTAACCAAGAGAATATATGCTTAAGAAGTTTTATTTGCGGTATTGCAATGATTTGTTTGAAACCTCTCGTTAAGGATTTCAGCGGTACAATAGTATTTTCCATTCCTATAGACCTAAGAAAGCACCTGAACTTAGGCGAGTCGCTGGGACTATTCTTCAAGGAGTTAAGGATTGAGTGCCCTCTTTCATTAATCGACGATGAGCTTTCTACTAATGAATTCCTAGTAAACAGcgatgataatgataatgatgaattcaatgaaaaattaatggaGTACCAATTCAATAAAGTCACCAAGCATGTCAGCGATTTTATCAtgacaaaattaaaaagcTGGGAGAGGAATGGTTttaatgatgacgacaTAAGGCGGATGAAGtatgataatgatgatgactTCCATGTTcagaattcaaagacaaaacTAATTCAAATAAATGATGTTTCTGACATATCGTTATCGATGAGTAATGACGacaaattctttaaaatcgTTAGTTCGGGATTTACGAACTCAATAAACCGTCCCACATTAATGTCTCTTTCTTATACGTACTGTGAAGACATGGGCTTGAACATCTGTATACATTATCCCGATTCTTATAATTTAGAATCTTTCGTTGAGTGCTTCGAGTCCTTTATTGAATAA
- the ATP15 gene encoding F1F0 ATP synthase subunit epsilon encodes MSAWRKAGVSYAAYLNVAAKTIRSSLKTELQTANVLGRSKTDAYYTKYKNGTAASEPVSITK; translated from the coding sequence atgtCTGCCTGGAGAAAAGCAGGTGTATCATATGCTGCATACTTGAACGTTGCTGCCAAGACCATTCGTTCTTCCTTGAAGACTGAATTACAAACTGCAAATGTCCTTGGTAGATCCAAAACTGATGCCTATTACACTAAGTACAAGAATGGGACTGCTGCCTCCGAGCCCGtttcaataacaaaataG
- the MDL2 gene encoding ATP-binding cassette permease MDL2 produces the protein MKTYILLYGKLNNDYKNSNWYPFLLASKIVSVLHLWNIGKKIHVPPSPISMLNGRLPLFRLGVYRNVLFRSRLAKLPPIRFRSLATTSSSHLIPVHHLCTRPAPISNSLLSQFVRFNSTKTEQEFPPPPSASASKQPAKPAHQSKTDDYKDIIRLFMLAKRDWRLLLTAILLLTISCSIGMSIPKVIGIVLDTLKTSSGTDFFDLKIPIFSLPLYEFLSFFTVALLIGCVANFGRFILLRILSERVVARLRAHVIKKTLHQDAEFFDNHKVGDLISRLGSDAYVVSRSMTQKVSDGVKALICGVVGVGMMCSLSPQLSVLLLFFTPPVLFSASVFGKQIRNTSKDLQEATGQLTRVAEEQLSGIKTVQSFVAEGNELSRYNVAIRDIFQVGKTAAFTNAKFFTTTSLLGDLSFLTVLAYGSYLVLQSQLSIGDLTAFMLYTEYTGNAVFGLSTFYSEIMQGAGAASRLFELTDRKPSISPTVGHKYEPGRGVIEFKDVSFSYPTRPSVXIFKSLNFKIAPGSSVCIVGPSGRGKSTIALLLLRYYNPTTGTIMIDNQDITQMNCKSLRRHIGIVQQEPVLMSGTIRDNITYGLTYTPTKEEIRSVAKQCFCHNFITKFPNTYDTVIGPNGTLLSGGQKQRIAIARALIKKPTVLILDEATSALDVESEGAINYTFGQLMKSKSMTIVSIAHRLSTIRRSENVIVLGHEGSVVEMGKFKELYSNPTSALSQLLNERTGPAPSEQQQQVEKDNEKEEPNEDKNYDQRNESDDGNNNDNDSNNEPLESKDKNSGDIEESVEHVLKDAAKEANPIKLSQQP, from the coding sequence ATGAAAACTTACATACTTTTATACGGGAAACTTAATAATGACTACAAGAATAGTAATTGGTACCCTTTTCTGTTAGCTTCGAAAATTGTATCTGTTTTGCATTTATGGAATataggaaagaaaatacatgTTCCACCATCACCAATTTCAATGTTGAATGGTCGCTTACCGCTATTTCGGCTGGGCGTATACAGAAACGTACTATTTCGTTCTCGATTGGCTAAACTGCCACCCATAAGGTTTCGATCTTTAGCCACAACTTCCTCATCGCATCTAATTCCTGTCCATCACTTATGCACACGTCCTGCCCCAATTAGCAACTCGCTACTTTCCCAGTTTGTAAGATTCAATTCCACAAAGACGGAACAGGAGTTTCCTCCCCCTCCATCTGCCTCTGCTTCCAAACAGCCAGCAAAGCCGGCACATCAGTCTAAAACTGATGATTATAAAGATATAATAAGATTGTTTATGTTGGCGAAGCGAGATTGGAGACTACTTCTTACTGCCATACTTCTTCTGACCATATCATGCTCTATAGGAATGTCTATTCCTAAAGTCATAGGTATTGTCCTAGATACCCTCAAAACCTCATCTGGCACCGActtctttgatttgaaaatacCCATTTTTTCCTTACCTTTATACGAGtttctttccttctttACAGTTGCTTTACTAATCGGCTGTGTTGCCAATTTCGGTAGATTTATTCTATTGAGAATATTAAGTGAGCGTGTTGTCGCACGTCTAAGAGCGCAtgtcattaaaaaaacacttCATCAAGATGCTGAATTCTTTGATAACCACAAAGTCGGTGACCTGATTTCTCGTTTGGGGTCTGATGCATATGTTGTTTCCAGATCAATGACTCAAAAGGTCTCCGATGGGGTCAAAGCCCTTATTTGTGGCGTTGTTGGTGTGGGAATGATGTGCTCTTTGTCACCTCAATTATCGGTACTATTGTTGTTCTTTACACCTCCAGTACTTTTCAGCGCTTCTGTGTTTGGGAAACAAATTAGGAATACCTCCAAAGATCTCCAAGAAGCTACGGGMCAATTGACAAGAGTAGCTGAAGAACAACTATCTGGTATTAAGACGGTGCAGTCGTTTGTCGCAGAAGGCAATGAATTATCTAGGTATAATGTTGCAATTAGAGATATTTTCCAGGTTGGTAAGACTGCAGCATTCACAAACGCTAAATTCTTCACTACCACTAGTCTTTTAGGAGACCTGAGTTTTTTAACCGTTCTTGCATACGGTTCCTATCTTGTTTTGCAATCCCAACTGTCCATTGGTGACCTAACTGCATTTATGCTGTATACAGAATATACAGGAAATGCAGTATTTGGTCTGTCTACTTTTTACTCAGAGATTATGCAAGGTGCTGGTGCTGCTTCCAGACTATTTGAATTAACAGATAGGAAGCCCTCTATTTCTCCAACGGTTGGTCACAAATACGAACCAGGCCGTGGTGTCATCGAATTCAAAGACGTTTCATTTAGCTATCCCACAAGGCCCTCAGTTCWAATCTTCAAGAGcttgaatttcaaaatcgCACCAGGTTCGAGCGTTTGCATCGTGGGTCCCTCTGGACGTGGTAAATCTACCATAGCGCTCTTACTGCTAAGATACTATAATCCTACAACGGGTACCATTATGATAGACAATCAAGATATCACTCAAATGAACTGCAAATCCTTAAGAAGGCATATTGGCATAGTACAGCAGGAGCCCGTGCTTATGTCGGGAACTATTCGAGATAACATCACTTATGGCTTAACATATACCCCAACAAAGGAAGAGATTAGATCTGTGGCCAAGCAATGCTTTTGTCATAATTTTATTACAAAATTTCCTAACACATACGATACAGTCATCGGTCCAAATGGTACCTTGTTAAGTGGTGGGCAAAAGCAAAGGATCGCTATTGCAAGAGCGTTAATCAAAAAGCCAACCGTTTTAATCCTTGATGAAGCCACATCGGCTTTGGATGTTGAGAGTGAAGGTGCTATAAACTATACGTTTGGTCaattaatgaaatcaaaatcgaTGACTATAGTCAGTATTGCCCATAGGTTGAGCACTATCAGGAGGTCTGAAAACGTTATTGTTCTCGGGCATGAGGGATCGGTAGTGGAAATGGGCAAATTTAAAGAGTTGTATTCAAATCCGACAAGTGCTTTATCACAATTGCTCAATGAAAGAACTGGCCCAGCACCATCagaacagcagcagcaggtagaaaaagacaacgaaaaagaagagccaAACGAAGATAAGAATTATGACCAACGAAACGAAAGCGATGATGgtaacaataatgataatgacaGCAATAACGAACCTTTGGAGTCAAAGGACAAAAATTCTGGTGATATTGAAGAATCCGTTGAACATGTCCTGAAAGACGCGGCAAAGGAGGCAAATCCAATTAAACTCTCACAACAACCATGA